The Herbiconiux sp. A18JL235 region AGCCGGTAGAGGGGGATGAGGCTCTGCGCGACGCGCTCGACGGTGGCGTCGAAGGCCCACATCGAGACCCCGGCGGCCACCGAGGACACCTTCACCGAGACGTAGTCGATGTCGGGGCGCTGGATGAGGGCCTTCGTGCCCTCGAGCCGCTTCGAGGCCTCGGAGTCGCCCAGCACGGCTTCGCCGAGCAGGTTGACGTTGAGGCGCACCGCGGTGGCACCGCCGTTCTCCCTGGCGCGCAGCACCTGCACTGCGGCACCGATCTTCGAGGGCCGGGCGTCGACGACGAGGTGGCCGACCATCTCGCGCAGCACCTTGCGGGCGATCGGCACGACGACTCCCGGAACGACCTCGCCGAGCATGCCGCCGGCCGTGACGGCCGCGCGGAGATGAGGCGGGAGGAACTGCGGAGTGCGCTTGGCGAGCGCCGAAAGATGCTTTCCGGCGACGAAGACGTCTTCCGGGCGGGCGACCCCGTCGACGAAGCCGAGGGTGAAATCGAGCCCGTCGGGGTCTTTCAGCACTCCGGCGAGCCGCGCGGCCCCGGGGTCGACGGGAGCATCGCGGCTCGCATCGAGCCAGTGCCGAGCCAGGGCCACCGCCTTCTCCCCCAGCCCGAGCGGCCCGAGCGATTCGGCCGGCACGACCTCGTCGACCGTCTCCGAGGGTGCCGGCTCACCATGAGCCGGCTCACCGGGCGACGGATCGACGTCGGCGTGGGGCTGCTGGGGGGTGTGCGGCTCGGCCATTCTTCGAGGATAGGTCGTGGCCCCGCCATTAGGCTCAGGGCATGCAGGCTGTGGAGAACTTCGATGTCGTGGTTGTCGGTGGAGGACACAACGGCCTCGTCGCCGCCGCCTATCTCGCCGCCGCCGGGCAGACTGTCTGCGTGCTCGAGCGGGACGACCACCTCGGCGGCGCGGCGGTCTCCTCGTATGCCTTCGAGGGAATGGATGCCCGCCTCTCCCGCTACTCCTACCTGGTCAGCCTCCTCCCGCAGAAGATCGTCGACGACCTCCGCCTCGACGTCACGCTGCGACGTCGCCGCTACTCCTCCTACACGCCGGAGCCCGGAACCGACCGCGGCCTCCTCATCGACAACGACGACCCGGTCGCCACCCGCGACTCGTTCGCATCGGTGGGCGCGGCCGCCGACGCCGACGCCTTCGAGCGCTTCGGCGCCGATCTCGCCCGGCTCGCCGCGGCCGTCTGGCCCACCCTCACCGAACCGCTTCCCACCCGCAGCGAGCTGCGCGCCCTCCTCGGCGATGATGAACTCTGGCGCGCTTTCGTCGAAGAGCCTGTGGGCGTCGAGATCGAGCGCAGGTTCGCCTCAGACCTGGTGCGGGGCGTCGTCGCCACCGACGCGCTCATCGGCACCTTCGCCTCGGTTCACGAGGCCACCCTCGCCCAGAACGTGTGCTTCCTCTACCACGTCGTCGGCGGCGGCACCGGCGACTGGGACGTCCCCGTCGGCGGCATGGGCGCCGTGACGGGCGAGCTCGAGCGGGCGGCCCGCGCCGCCGGAGCCGAGCTGCGCACCGGAGCCGAGGTGGTGAGCGTCTCGCCGGAGGGAGCCGTCGACTACCTTGACGCGTCGACGGGCGCCACTCGGCGGGTGCAGGCCGGCCGGGTGCTCGCGAACGTCGCGCCTGCGCTGCTCGACCGTCTGCTCGGGATCGACCCCGCGCCCGGCGTCCCCGCGCCCGGCGACCCCACACCCGGTACCCCCGCAGCCGGCACCCCCGCCCCCGAGGGCGCCCAGGTGAAGGTCAACCTCCTCCTCTCCCGACTTCCTCGCCTCCGCGACGCCCAGGTATCGCCCGAGGCGGCCTTCGGCGGCACCTTCCACATCAACGAACTGCTGAGCCAGCTCGAGGCCGCCCATGCCGAGGCGGAGGGGGGCGCCGTGCCCCGCGTGGTGCCCGCCGAGATCTACTGCCATTCGCTGACCGACCCGAGCATCCTGTCGCCCGAGCTGCAGCAGGCGGGTGCGCAGACCCTCACGGTGTTCGCCCTGCACACCCCGCACCGGCTCCTCGCCGACGGGGTGACGAATGCGCGTGAGCTCGGCGCCGCGGTGCTGAGCTCGCTCGACAGCGTGCTGGCCGAGCCGATCGAGCCGCTGCTCCTGCGCGACGCCCACGGTGAGCCCTGCATCGAGGTGAAGACGACGGCCGACCTCGAGGCGGCTCTCGGCATGCCGGGTGGCAACATCTTCCACGGCTCGCTCAGCTGGCCGTTCGTCGACGACGACGCGCCCCTCACCACTGCGGCGGAGCGGTGGGGCGTGGCGACCGGGCATCCGCGCATCCTGCTCTGCGGATCGGGGTCGCGCCGAGGCGGCGCCGTGTCGGGCCTCGGCGGCTACAGCGCCGCCATGGCCGTGCTCGAAGACGGCATCGACGGCGCCTGAAGGGCTCCGCGCGGCACGCTGGGGCCCGCCCTACTCCCAGACGCTCGCCGCCGGCGCCTTCGTCGACGGCAGCTTCGTCGCCTCGGCCCACGACGCCGCCCACTCGGGGAAGCGGTCGCCCGCAGGGGCGGGCCCGACGATGGCCTTCAGATCGTCGACCGGCACGATGCCGCCTGACCGCTTGAGGAAGCGGGCACGGATGAAGGCACGGGCATAGATCTCCCCGCGCACGACGAACCGCTGCTCCATCAGCACCGACCGGTCGTCGAAGCCGAGCACCCTGCTCTCCACCTCGAATCGCTGCCACAGCTGCAGCGAGCGCCGGAAGCTGATGGTCTCGGCCACGACGACCGGGTACCAGCCCCTCTCGCTGAGCTTCGACCAGGTGCCGCTGCGCTGCATGAGATCGAGGCGGGCGATGTCGAGTAGCGACAGGTAGACGCCGTTGTTCATATGGCGCAGCACGTCGAGGTCGGTCGGGATCACACGGAACGGCGTGCTCGAGACCTCCCAGACGCCGAGCCGCGACCTGAAGCGGGAGCGCAGGGACTGGAGCAGGGTTCGCAGCAGGAAGTGCACGGCCCGATCGTAGGGTTCGGGGTGCGGATGCGCGAAAGCAACTGAGGTTTCCGACAATCGCGAGCCGGTCGGGGCGGCCCGTGCTGGAAGTCCGGCGACTAGGATCGCCGGGTGCCCATCCCGAAGATCCTCCTGTACTACGTCTTCGCACCGGTGGCCGACCCGGAGGCGGTACGGCTCTGGCAGCGCGACCTCGGCGAGTCTCTCGGGCTGCGTGGGCGCATCCTCATCTCCGCGCACGGCATCAACGGCACCGTGGGCGGCGAGCTCGACGCGGTGAAGCGCTACCTCCGCAAGACCCGCGAGTTCGCCCCGTTCCGCGAGCTCGACGCGAAGTGGAGCGAGGGCACGGCGCTCGAAGACGCCCCGGCGAGCCCGCACACCCCCTACCGAGCGATCACCGACTTCCCGCGTCTCAGCGTGAAGGTGCGCGACGAGATCGTGAGCTTCGGTGCTCCGGACGAGCTGCGGGTCGACGAGCACGGGGTGGTGGGGGGCGGCGTGCGGCTGACGCCCGGGCAGGTGCACGAACTCGTCGACGAGCGCCGCGCTGCCGGCGAGGAGGTCGTGTTCTTCGACGGCCGGAACCCGTTCGAGGCCGAGATCGGGCGGTTCGAGAACGCCGTCGTGCCCGAGGTCGCCTCCACCCGCGACTTCGTCGCCGAACTCGACAGCGGCCGGTACGACCACCTCAAGTCATCCCCGGTCGTGACGTATTGCACCGGCGGCATACGATGCGAGGTGCTCTCGTCGCTCATGGTCGCGCGGGGTTTCGAGCGGGTCTTCCAGCTCGACGGCGGCATCGTGCGCTACGGCGAGGCCTACGGCGACGGGGGGCTCTGGCACGGTTCGCTCGCCGTCTTCGACGGCCGCGAGTCGATCGCCTTCTCACCCCAGGTCGAGGTGATCTCGCACTGCGCCGGATGCGGCACCCCCACGGCGCGGCTGCAGAACTGCTCCGACCCCGCCTGCCGCTCACGGCTCGTGGTGTGCGAGGCCTGCAGCGCGGCCCACGACATGAGCTGCCGGGAGCACGCAGCGCAGGAATAGGCTCGCCCCATGAGCTCTCCCTCCCCCCATAGCGCAGCCGCCGACCCACACCGCTCGAGCGCTCCGCGCGACTCCTACGACCCGCAGCTCGCCCACCCGAGCCACGAGCTCATCCACGATCGTGCCGACGCTCTGCTCGCGCTGCATCACGCTCCCGAGATCCTCACCGTGGTGAACGTCTGGGACGTCGCCAGCGCCACCGTCATCGCCGACCTGCCTGAGACCAAGGCCCTCGCCACGGCCAGCCACGGCATCGCGGCCGCCTACGGCTTCGAGGACGGCGAGAAGATCCCGGTCGATCTCATGATCGAAGCGGTCGGGCGCATCGCGCTCTCGACCTCGTTGCCGGTCTCGGCCGACCTCGAGGGCGGCTACGGCGACACGGGCGAGACGGTCAGGCGCGCCATCGGCGTGGGCGTGGTCGGCGCCAACATCGAAGACCGGATGCGCCCCCACATCGAGTCCGTCGAGAACGTCGCCGAGGTGATGAAGGCCGCCGAGGCCGAGGGCGTGCGGTTCGTGCTGAACGCGCGCACCGACGCGCTGCTGCGGCGCGGCGACCGCCCGCTCGACGAGGCGATCGACGACGCCATCGAACGCGGTCGCGCCTACCTCGACGCGGGTGCGGCGTGCGTGTTCGTGCCCGGGCTCGTCGACGAGGCGATCGCCGAGCGGCTGGTCGACGGCATCGGGCACCTCAAGGTGAGCGTCATCGGCGTACCGGGCGCGCTCTCCCCCGAGCGCTACCAGGAGCTCGGCATCGCCCGCATCTCCTACGGCCCGTGGCCGCAACGGGTCGCGCTGGCCGCCCTGCGGCAGTCGGCGCGCTCGCTCTACGCCGGCGGCGTGCTGCCGGCCGACACCCCGGTGCTCACCTAGGCCCCTGAGACGCGTCAGCGCCCCCCGTCGAGCCGTCGCTCCGCGCGCGCCTGGCGCCGCTCCACGGCCCGCCGGTGCGAGAACCGCCTGGCCTCCGTTCCCGACAGGGCGAGCAGCACGAGCACGTCGAACGACAACCCCACCAGGTTCGTCTGCAGGGTGATCTGCGGCCCACCCTTCACGAAGTCGATCGCCGTCACCACCACGGCGGCGGCACTGATGCCCATCCCCGTGAACCGGGCCCAGTTGTGCCCGTGATAGATCAGGAACGCCAGCACCGTGTACAGCGCAATGACGAGCAGCGCGACGGTGACGAAGACCGCGGCCACCACCGAGGCCAGGTAGCGCGCATCGGCGGGCGTCAGCGCACCGGTCAGCGTTCTGAAGTCGATCTCACCGTCGCCGAGCGAGAAGGCGACCACCACCACGGCGCCGAGGGCCGACAGGATGCGCGCCACCATCAGCAGCACACCCAGATAGATCGCTGCGGGTCGCCGAGTGCTCGCGATCGGCGATTCCGTGAACACGGCGGCCGGGGTGGGTGCGACCGGTCGTTCGGAGGCGCCGGCGGTTGCGGTGCCGCCACCTCCGGCATCCTCGCCCACCGCCACCTCGCGCAGGTCGATGACGGGCAGATCGCCGTCGGTGACGATGGCGTCACCCCCGCCGTTGACGTGGTGGTAGCCGGTCGAGAAGTTCTTGATCAGCTGCACCGACGCATCCGGATTCCCTTCCACCAGGGTGCTCACGATGTGGTCGCGCTCGCGGTCGGTGTCCTTGTCGATGCGGTGGGTGATCTGCAGCGTGAAGAACGACAGGCCGATGCTGCGGTCGTAGGTGCCGGCGGCCATCCAGTCGGCCTCGTGCCCGCCGGGCAGCAGCCACCCAGGGGGGCAGCGCCAGAACCGCACGTGGTGACGTTTGGCCGGATTGCCCTCCACCTCCTGCTGGTAGGTGAAGTCCTGCAGCTGGCCGAACAGGAACAGGCGCGAGACCGGCGCACCCGGGTAGCTGCGCCGCAGCAGGGTCGCCCGCACCGTGCGCAGCGCCGAGGTGAGGCCCATGTCGTCGGCCTGGTGCCAGCCAGCCCGCACCATGGCCTCGTGCACCTGCTGCTCGGTGCCCCGCAGGGCGACGTTCACGGGGTCGCCGAGCAAGCCCTCGCGGGTCTTCGCGCGGCCGATGAAGTAGTCGGGAACGTAGAACAGAGTGAGGATGCTGTGCACCCGGGGCAGCAGCAGGTACGCCACGACGAGCCAGAACACGACGAGGAACCACAGCTGCTGCCAGCCCCTGGCGAACGACTCGGTGGCGACCAGGAAGGCGAGCCAGGCCGTCGCCAGCGTTCCGAACAGGAAGAAGGCGCTGTCGACGACGAGCCCCACCGATCCGCGCAGGGTGCGGCGTCTGATGTGCTCGACCAGACCGGCGTCTTCGAGCTCCTCGGCGCTCGGATCGGCCATCGGGAGCATCCTTTCGTTCCGTGCGATTGTGCCAGCTTCGTGGGAATGCTGTGACAACGCCCGACCGCCACCCTAGGCTGGAATGGCGGCGTCGCCGCGCGTTCTTTCCCCGGACACCGACAGGAAACCATCGATGCCCACCGGCGTACCCATCGAGTTCGCACATCTGACGAAGTCGTTCGGCACCGTGAACGCCGTCTCCGACCTCACCCTCACCGTCGAACCCGGGCAGGTCACGGGGTTCCTCGGGCCGAACGGAGCGGGCAAGACGACCACCCTCCGCATGCTCCTCGGCCTCGTGCGCCCGACTTCCGGCGCTGCCACGTTCGGCGGCTCGCGCTACGCCGAGCTGCACTCCCCGCTCGCGACCGTCGGGGCCTCGCTCGAGGCGGCGAGCTTCCACCCGGGCCGATCCGCCCGCAACCACCTCGCGGTCTACGCGCAGGCGGCGGGCCTCCCGAAGACGGCTCCGGATGCGGCACTCGAGAAGGTGGGCCTCTCCGGCTACGGCAACCGGCGGGTGGGCGGGTACTCGCTCGGCATGCGCCAGCGGCTCGGGCTCGCATTCGCACTGCTCGGCGACCCGGGAGTGCTGGTGCTCGACGAGCCCATCAACGGGCTCGACCCGGAGGGCATCAAGTGGATCCGCCTGTTGCTGCGCGGCATGGCCGCCGAGGGGCGCACCGTGCTCATCAGCTCGCACCTGCTGAGCGAAGTGCAGCAGACCGTCGACGAGGTCGTCATCATCTCGCACGGAGCGCTCGTGCACCGCGGCGAGCTGTCGAGCCTCGACACCTCCGACTCGAAACAGGTGCAGGTGAACGCCGACGACCGCGACCGGCTCGCCGAGATCATCCGTGCCGCCGGCTACGAGGTGTCGAAGCTGCGCTCGGGAGTTCTCGTCGAGAACGCCGAGGCGGGGGTGATCGGCCGGCTCGCCTTCGACGCGGGAATACCGCTCACCGGGTTGTCGCAGAAGCGCACCGGTCTCGAGGAGTCGTTCCTCGCGCTCGTGGGCGAGGAGGGTGCGCTGTGAACCTCCTCTCCGCTGTGCGCTCCGAGATCACGAAGATCACCAGCACCCGCCTGTGGTGGGTGCTCTCGCTCATCATGGTGGGCTACGTCGCGCTGTGCGCGGGCGGGATGGCCGTCATCCTCGGCGGCCTGGGGTCGCAGGCGAACGGGCCCGCCATCCCCTCGGCCCAGCTGCCCTCGCTGGTGTACAGCTTCGCGACCTCGGTGGGCTACGTGTTCCCCGTGCTGTTCGGAGCGCTCGCGGTGACGAGCGAGTTCCGGTTCCAGTCACTCACCCCGACGTTCCTCGCGGTGCCGCGGCGCGGGTTCGTGCTGGCGGGCAAGGTCATCGCGCTGCTGCTCGCCGGCGCCGTGTTCGGGGTATTGGCACTGATCGCGTCGATGGGCGTCGGTGCGGGTCTGCTCGCCGCGTTCGGCGTCGACCCGCTGCTGTCGACACCCGAGATCTGGGCGTTCGTGGGGCGCAGCATCCTCGCCATGGCGCTGTGGTCGGCGCTCGGGGTGGGGCTCGGAGCCCTCGTGCCCAGCCAGGTCGCCGCCATCGTCATCGTGCTCGCCTTCACCCAGTTCGTCGAGCCGCTGCTGAGGGTGGCTGCGGGGTTCACCGACTGGTCGGCGCAGGTGGCCCAGTTCCTGCCGGGCGCGGCCAGCGACTCCCTGGTGGGTGCGAGCGTCTACGCCGCCATGTCCGGGGGCGGCGCCGGCCTCGAGTGGTGGCAGGGCGGGCTCGTGCTCGCCGCCTACGCCGCCGTCGCCACGGTCATCGGCTTCTTCACCTCTTGGCGCCGCGACGTCTCGTAGCGCCGCCCTGGCCGCCCCGCGCATCCGCCTTCGACCCGCTCCACCTCCCCACCCGAGCCACTTTTCGCGGACAAAGTCCGTGAAAACTGCGGTTCGGACGGACTTTGTCCGTGAGAACGTGGGTCGCCGCCGGGAGGATGTGCGTGGCAGGGTGGAGGGAGGCGAGCGGAAGGCGAAGCGATGGCCCGAGCGATGATGGCGACGGAGAAGGGCGCGGCCGCGCGGCTGCTCGAGATCGACGACGAGGAGTTCTTCGAGGGGTCGGGTGGCGACGAGGCCGTCGACCTCGACGTGCTGTTCTCGAGCGTGAACTTCAAGGACGGCCTCGCGATCACCGGCCGGCCGGGCGTGCTGCGCGCATGGCCGCTCATCCCGGGCATCGACATCGTGGGCCGCGTCACGCGCTCCCGATCGTCGCGCTTCGCACCGGGCGACCTCGTGGTGCTGAACGGAGACGGCATCGGCGAGAACCGTCACGGCGGCTTCGCCACGAAGGCGCGGGTGCGACCGGATGCGCTGCTGCACCTCCCCGAGGCGATCTCACCCGAGCGGGCAGCCGCGATCGGCACCGCGGGCTTCACCTCGATGCTGGCCGTGCTGGCGCTGCAAGACGCCGGGGTCACGCCCGACGACGGCGAGGTGCTCGTCACGGGCGCGGCAGGCGGTGTCGGCTCGGTGGCGATCTCCCTCCTGGCCGGCCGCGGCTACACCGTCGTCGCGTCGTCGGGCCGCGTGGAGGCGCAGGGCGACTACCTGCGGTCCTTGGGTGCCGCCCGGGTCGTCGACCGCTCGCCCCTGGGCGAGCCGGGCAAGCCGCTGCAGACCCAGCAGTGGGCGGGAGCCGTCGACTCCGTCGGAAGCACCACCCTCGCGAACGTGCTCGCGCAGACGAACTACGGCGGCACCGTCGTGGCCTGCGGCCTCGCGGCGGGAAGCGAGCTGCCCACCACGGTGATGCCGTTCATCCTCCGCGGGGTGACGCTCACCGGCGCGAACTCGGTCGAGGCCCCTCGTGCGCTCCGCGAGCGCGCCTGGACCGACCTCGCGAACGAGCTCGACCTCGGTCTCCTCGACTCGATGACCACCACCATCGGTCTCGACGCCGTCGCCGACACCGCCGAACGCATCCTCGCCGGCCAGGTGCGCGGCCGCACCGTCGTCGACGTCGCCTCGTAGCCGCGCCCACAGCAGCGCGCCCGCTTCAGTCGGTGATGCGGGTGGTGCCTTCGACGGGCGGGAGGCGGAGGGCGCGGAGCAGCTGCACGGAGTGGGAGGTGGTGACGATGATGCGGGAGAACTCCTGCTCGTCGAGGTCGATGACCACAGAGGTGCGGGTGCCCTTCACGAGGAGGAAGTCTTTGCCGTCGTGGAACTTCCAGGTGCCGACGGCCAGGGTGAGCGGGATGGCGGCACCTGGCGCTCTGATGCCGCGCACCCACACCCATGGGTCGTCGGTGAGGGCCGCCGACTTGATGCTCTCGAGCGGCACCACGATGTCGGTGCGCCGGAACGACAGCATCTTCTCGGCACGCGTGAGCCTGATCTCGAGGCGATCGGTGTGGACGAAGAGAACGGCCATGGATCTATCCTGCCGTGGCTTGCCTGAAGATCAGCACGATTCCTCAGGGATGCTGCATAACGATTGTGAACCCGCTCGGTGCCGGCGATGACCTGTCACTGCCGCGGCCGGGTCGCCGTCGCTGCTGCGGCCGCCGCGGCTGGGAGCGCGTCGAGGATGCGGGTGACCGCCGCCTCGTCGTGCGCAGCCGAGACGAACCAGGCCTCGTACACCGAGGGCGGGAGCGAGACACCGGCGTCGAGCATCGCGTGGAAGAAGGGGCCGTAGCGGTACCCCTCCTGACGCTGCACCTCGGCGTAGTCGCGAGGGGGCACGGCGGAGCCGAAGGTGAAGCTGAACAGGTTGCCCGCGCGCTGCACGCTGTGGGCCACCCCGGCGTCGGCGAGCGCCTCCGACACCGCGGAGGAGATCGTCGCCGCCGTGGCGTCGAGCGCCTCGTACACCGAGCCGTCGGCGAGTCGCAGCGTGGTGATGCCCGCGGCCACCGCGACCGGGTTCCCCGACAGGGTGCCGGCCTGGTAGACCGGCCCGAGCGGAGCCAGGGAGTCCATGACCTCGGCCCGCCCGCCGAGGGCGGCGAGGGGCATGCCACCGCCGACGACCTTGCCGAAGGTGACCAGGTCGGGAACGTAGGCCGGCACGTGGTGGGCGTCGGGGGCATCCTGATGCACCTCGGCCACGGGCCGGCCCCCGTTCTCGAGCCCCCACCACCCGGCGGCGCCGACCCGGAAGCCGGTGAGCACCTCGTCGAGGATGAGGAGCGACCCGTTCGCGTGGGCGATGTCGGCGAGCGCAGCGTTGAAGCCGGGCGCGGGTGGTACCACGCCCATGTTCGCGGGCGCCGCCTCGACGATGACGGCGGCGATCTCTCGGCCGCGCTCAGCGAAGAGTCGCCGCACCGCGTCGAGATCGTTGTACGGGAGCACGACCGTGAGGGCCGCGACCGCCTCGGGCACGCCCGCCGACGCCGGCAGCGCCAAGGTGGCGAGCCCCGAGCCCGCCTCGGCGAGGAGCGAGTCGGAGTGGCCGTGGTAGTGCCCCGCGAACTTCACCAGCAGCTCACGACCGGTGAAACCGCGGGCGAGCCGGATGGCGGTCATGGTCGCCTCGGTGCCGGTGGAGACCAGCCTGAGCTTCTCGACCGGGTTCACCCCGCCCGCGGTCACCCGCTCACGCACAAGCTCGGCGAGGTCGGTCTCGGCCGGTGTCGTGGCGCCGAAGGAGAGCCCGCGCGCCGCCGCCTGCTGCACGGCGGCCACCACCTCGGGATGCGCGTGGCCGAGGATTGCAGGCCCCCACGAGCTCACCAGGTCGACGTACTCGACCCCCTCCGAGTCGGTGACGTAGGGGCCGCGTGCCGACACCAGGAAGCGCGGGGTGCCGCCCACCGATCGAAAGGCGCGCACCGGCGAGTTGACCCCGCCCGGCATCGACTGCTGTGCCCGCTCGAACTCCGTGGCGTTGGTGGTGGCGGGCATCACAGTCCTCTCAGGGTGCGGGCGACCTCGACCGCCCAGTAGGTGAGCACGGCCTCGGCACCGGCACGACGGATGCTCGTGAGCGACTCGAGGATGGCCCGGTCGCGGTCGATCCACCCCTGGGCGGAGGCCGCCTCGATCATCGCGTACTCGCCGGAGACCTGATAGGCCCAGACCGGCACCGGAACCGCGGCGGAGACGTCGGCGACGAGGTCGAGGTAGCTGAGGGCGGGCTTGACCATGACGATGTCGGCCCCCTCCTCGACGTCGATGACCGCCTCGCGGAGCCCCTCGCGCCGGTTCGCCGGGTCGAGCTGGTAGGTCTTGCGGTCGCCGCGCAGCGTCGACCCCACCGCCTCGCGGAACGGGCCGTAGAACGCGGAGGCGTACTTCGCGGCGTAGGCCAGCACAGCGACCTGCTCGAAGCCGTCGGCGTCGAGGGCGGCGCGCACTGCGGCGACCTGGCCGTCCATCATGCCGGAGAGCCCGAGCAGCTGCGAGCCGGCTCTGGCCTGCTCGACCGCCATGTCGCGGTAGCGCACGAGCGTGGCGTCGTTGTCGACCGTGCCGTCGGCGGCGAGTACTCCGCAGTGCCCGTGATCGGTGAACTCGTCGAGACACAGATCGGTCTGCACCACGAGCGCGTCGC contains the following coding sequences:
- the hemB gene encoding porphobilinogen synthase; protein product: MTSGSFPAVLPRRLRSTPAMRRLVAETRLDPAQLVLPLFVRDDIVEPAPLQSMPGVVQHTFDSLRAAVAEAAEAGLGGVMLFGVPADSAKDASGSAATDPEGVLNAATRVVAAEVGDALVVQTDLCLDEFTDHGHCGVLAADGTVDNDATLVRYRDMAVEQARAGSQLLGLSGMMDGQVAAVRAALDADGFEQVAVLAYAAKYASAFYGPFREAVGSTLRGDRKTYQLDPANRREGLREAVIDVEEGADIVMVKPALSYLDLVADVSAAVPVPVWAYQVSGEYAMIEAASAQGWIDRDRAILESLTSIRRAGAEAVLTYWAVEVARTLRGL